A genomic segment from Mustela lutreola isolate mMusLut2 chromosome 15, mMusLut2.pri, whole genome shotgun sequence encodes:
- the FASN gene encoding fatty acid synthase: MEEVVIAGMSGKLPESDNLQEFWTNLIGGIDMVTDDDRRWKAGLYGLPRRSGKLKDLSKFDASFFGVHPKQAHTMDPQLRLLLEATYEAILDGGINPASLRGTHTGVWVGVSGSEASEALSRDPETLLGYSMVGCQRAMMANRLSFFFDFKGPSIALDTACSSSLMALQNAYQAIHSGQCPSAIVGGINILLKPNTSVQFMKLGMLSPEGVCRSFDESGSGYCRAEAVVVMLLTKKSLARRVYATILNAGTNTDGCKEQGVTFPSGEAQEQLIRSLYEPAGLAPESLEYIEAHGTGTKVGDPQELNGIDRALCTTRRDPLLIGSTKSNMGHPEPASGLAALAKVLLSLEHGLWAPNLHFCSPNPEIPALREGRLQVVDRPLPVRGGIVAINSFGFGGSNVHVVLRPNSRPPSPSTPHVTLPRLLRASGRTAEAVRCLLEQGHRHHRDPAFVSMLNDIAGSPPAAMPFRGFTMLGVQDGGLEVQEVPQLPPGPRPVWFICSGMGAQWHGMGSSLMRLHGFRESILRSDEVVKPLGLQVSELLLSKDETTFDDLVRAFVSLTAIQIALIDLLTSMGVRPDGIIGHSLGEVACGYADGCLTREETILTAYWRGQCIKEASIPPGAMAAVGLSWEECKQRCPPGIVPACHNSEDTVTISGPQAEMVAFLEQLKEEGVFAKEVRTGGMAFHSYFMEAIAPTLLQALKKVIREPRPRSARWLSTSIPEAQWQGSLARTSSAEYSVNNLVSPVLFQEALYHVPEHAVVLEIAPHALLQAVLKRGLKSSCTIVPLMKKDQTDNLEFFLRSVGRLHLLGIDANPNGLYPPMEVPVPRGTPLISPHIKWDHSQTWDVPAAGDFPSGSSGSSAATVYSIDTSPESPDHYLVDHCIDGRVLFPATGYLCLVWKTLARSLSQNMDDLPVVFEGVTLHQATILPKTGTVALEVRLLEASRTFEVSENGNLIVSGKVYQWEDPDPKLFDSQDGPDPTDPTAAFCLSQGDVYKELRLCGYDYGPHFQGVLEANLEGNAGQLLWKDNWVTFLDAMLQLSILGAAQRSLRLPTRIISLHIDPATHRRKVYSLKGQAQVADVVVSSCLNSTVAGGAHISGLHASVAPRRQQEQLAPVLEKFCFTPHVEGGLLAGDTALQEELQLCRGLAQALQTKVAQQGLKMVVPGLDGAQVPREPPQQGLPQLLAAACQLQLNGSLQMELSQLLAQQRPLLHNDPLLCGLLDAPALKACVDTSLENLTSLRMRVVEVLAGDGCLYSRIPLLLSTQPMLQLDYTATDRHPQALEAAQAKLQEYNLTQEQWDPAGPVPSSLGPADLLVCNCAVATLHDPATALSNMAAALKEGGFLLLHTLLRGHPLGETVAFLTCPEPQRGQQSLLSQDEWEGLFAQASLRLVALKRSFYGSALFLCRRPAPQGSPIFLPVEDTSFRWVDSLKSVLADNTSRPVWLTAVSCPTSGVVGMVNCLRREPGGQRVRCILVSNLSSTSPTPKMDPGSSELQKVLQGDLVMNVYRDGAWGAFRHFPLEHGLPEEQTEHAFVNVLTRGDLSSIRWVCSPLRHAQPTDPSVHLCTVNYASLNFRDIMLATGKLSPDAIPGKWSSRDCMLGMEFSGRDASGKRVMGLVPAEGLATSVLLSEDFLWDVPSSWTLEEAASVPVVYTTAYYSLIVRGRMQRGETVLIHSGSGGVGQAAIAIALSLGCRVFTTVGSAEKRAYLQARFPQLSETSFANSRDTSFEQHVLRHTAGKGVDLVLNSLAEEKLQASVRCLAVHGRFLEIGKFDLSNNHQLGMAVFLKNVTFHGILLDSLLDDGSSGWREVATLLRAGIRDGVVQPLKCTTFPKHRVEDAFRFMAQGKHIGKVVVQVLKEEPEAGPQVPRPTLMTAVSKTFCPAHKSYIITGGLGGFGLELAHWLVLRGAQKLVLTSRSGIRTGYQAKQVREWRRQGVQVLVSTNNASSLDGARSLIAEATQLGPVGGVFNLAVVLRDAVLENQTPELFQDVNKPKYSGTVNLDRVTRAVCPELDYFVAFSSVSCGRGNAGQTNYGFANSTMERVCERRRHDGLPGLAVQWGAIGDVGLILESMGSNDTVIGGTLPQRMSSCLGVLDFFLSQPYPVLSSFVLAEKKAATQGDSSAQQDLMKAVAHILGIRDLATINLDCTLADLGLDSLMGVEVRQMLEREHDLLLSMRDIRQLSLRKLQELSSKGGPAKELENAMPKNSSLAHQQAQPNLSTLLVNPEGPTLTRLNSVQSSERPLFLVHPIEGSVTVFHSLAARLSIPTYGLQCTRAAPLDSIQSLAAYYIECIRQVQAEGPYRIAGYSYGACVAFEMCSQLQAAQPGPAPAHNSLFLFDGSHSYVLAYTQSYRAKMTLGCEAEAEAEAMCFFVQQFVDMEHDRVLEALLPLRGLEERVAATVDLIVRSHAGLDRRQLSFAAHSFYHKLRAAEQYAPRATYHGNVTLLRAKTSSLYGEGLGADYNLSQVCDGKVSVHVVEGDHRTLLEGSGLESILSIIHSTLAEPRVSVREG, encoded by the exons ATGGAGGAGGTGGTGATCGCTGGTATGTCCGGGAAGCTGCCCGAGTCGGACAACTTGCAGGAGTTCTGGACCAATCTCATCGGCGGCATAGACATGGTGACAGACGATGACAGGAGGTGGAAGGCTG GGCTCTACGGCCTGCCCAGGCGGTCCGGCAAGCTGAAGGACCTGTCCAAGTTCGACGCCTCCTTCTTCGGGGTCCACCCAAAGCAGGCTCACACGATGGACCCCCAGCTGCGCTTGCTGCTGGAGGCCACCTACGAGGCCATCTTGGATGGAG GCATCAACCCAGCGTCACTCCGAGGGACACACACCGGTGTCTGGGTGGGCGTGAGCGGCTCCGAGGCCTCGGAGGCCCTCAGCCGAGACCCCGAGACTCTCCTGGGCTACAGCATGGTGGGCTGCCAGCGGGCCATGATGGCCAACCGTCTCTCcttcttctttgattttaaag GGCCCAGCATTGCTCTGGACACGGCGTGCTCGTCTAGCCTCATGGCTCTGCAGAACGCGTACCAGGCCATCCACAGCGGGCAGTGCCCCAGTGCCATCGTGGGCGGCATCAACATCCTGCTCAAGCCCAACACGTCCGTGCAGTTCATGAAGCTGGGCATGCTGAGCCCCGAGGGCGTCTGCAGGTCCTTCGATGAGTCTG GGAGCGGCTATTGCCGCGCAGAGGCAGTGGTGGTCATGCTGCTGACCAAGAAGTCCCTGGCCCGGCGTGTGTACGCCACCATCCTGAATGCCGGCACCAACACCGACGGCTGCAAGGAGCAAG GTGTGACCTTCCCCTCTGGGGAGGCGCAGGAGCAGCTCATCCGCTCCCTGTACGAGCCGGCCGGGTTGGCCCCAGAGTCCCTGGAGTACATTGAAGCCCATGGCACAGGCACCAAG GTGGGTGACCCCCAGGAGCTGAACGGCATTGACCGAGCCCTTTGCACCACCCGCCGGGACCCGCTGCTGATCGGGTCCACAAAGTCGAACATGGGGCACCCAGAGCCCGCCTCAGGGCTGGCGGCACTGGCCAAG GTGCTGCTGTCCCTGGAACACGGGCTCTGGGCCCCCAACCTCCACTTCTGCAGCCCGAACCCTGAGATCCCCGCCCTCCGGGAAGGGCGGTTGCAGGTGGTGGACCGGCCCCTGCCTGTCCGCGGCGGCATCGTGGCCATCAACTCCTTCGGCTTTGGAGGCTCCAACGTGCACGTCGTCCTCAGACCCAACTCACGGCCGCCCTCGCCATCCACCCCGCACGTCACCCTGCCCCGTCTGCTGCGGGCCAGCGGGCGCACTGCGGAGGCCGTGCGTTGCCTGCTGGAGCAGGGTCACCGGCACCACCGGGACCCGGCCTTCGTGAGCATGCTCAACGACATCGCGGGCAGCCCCCCCGCCGCCATGCCCTTCCGGGGCTTCACGATGCTGGGGGTGCAGGACGGCGGCCTGGAGGTGCAGGAGGTGCCGCAGCTGCCCCCCGGCCCGCGTCCGGTCTGGTTCATCTGCTCCG GGATGGGCGCGCAGTGGCACGGAATGGGGTCGAGCCTCATGCGCCTGCACGGCTTCCGGGAGTCCATCCTGCGTTCCGACGAGGTCGTGAAGCCCCTGGGTCTGCAGGTGTCTGAGCTGCTCCTGAGCAAGGACGAGACCACCTTTGACGACCTCGTCCGCGCCTTCGTCAGTCTCACCGCCATCCAG atCGCTCTCATAGACCTGCTGACCTCAATGGGCGTGCGGCCGGACGGCATCATTGGGCACTCCCTGGGGGAGGTGGCCTGCGGCTACGCCGACGGCTGTCTCACTCGGGAGGAGACCATCCTCACCGCCTACTGGCGGGGCCAGTGCATCAAGGAGGCCAGCATTCCTCCGGGAGCCATGGCGGCCGTGG GCCTGTCCTGGGAGGAGTGTAAGCAGCGCTGCCCCCCCGGCATCGTGCCCGCCTGCCACAACTCCGAAGACACGGTGACCATCTCCGGACCACAG GCCGAGATGGTCGCCTTCTTGGAGCAGCTGAAGGAGGAGGGTGTGTTTGCCAAGGAGGTGCGGACGGGCGGCATGGCCTTCCACTCCTACTTCATGGAGGCCATCGCCCCCACGCTGCTGCAGGCGCTCAAGAAG GTGATCCGGGAGCCTAGGCCCCGCTCAGCGCGCTGGCTCAGCACCTCCATCCCCGAGGCCCAGTGGCAGGGCAGCCTGGCCCGCACGTCCTCGGCGGAGTACAGCGTCAACAACCTCGTGAGCCCGGTGCTGTTCCAGGAGGCGCTCTACCACGTGCCCGAGCACGCCGTGGTGCTGGAGATCGCCCCGCACGCGCTGCTGCAG GCCGTCCTGAAGAGAGGCCTCAAGTCTAGCTGCACCATCGTCCCCTTGATGAAGAAGGACCAGACGGACAACCTGGAGTTCTTCCTCAGGAGCGTGGGCAGGCTGCACCTGCTGGG CATTGATGCCAACCCCAACGGCCTGTATCCACCCATGgaggtcccggtgccccgggggacCCCCCTCATCTCCCCCCACATCAAGTGGGACCACAGTCAGACCTGGGACGTGCCTGCAGCCGGGGACTTCCCCAGCGGCTCCAGCGGCTCCTCCGCGGCCACCGTCTACAGCATTg ACACCAGTCCTGAGTCCCCCGACCACTACCTGGTGGACCACTGCATCGACGGCCGAGTACTCTTCCCTGCCACCGGCTACCTGTGCCTGGTGTGGAAGACGCTGGCGCGCTCCCTGAGCCAAAACATGGATGACCTGCCTGTGGTGTTTGAGGGAGTGACGTTGCACCAAGCCACCATCCTGCCCAAGACCG GGACCGTGGCTCTGGAAGTGCGGCTGCTGGAGGCTTCCCGCACCTTCGAGGTGTCTGAGAACGGCAACCTGATCGTGAGCG GGAAGGTGTACCAGTGGGAGGACCCCGACCCCAAGCTCTTCGACAGCCAGGATGGCCCGGATCCCACGGACCCCACGGCTGCGTTCTGCCTGTCCCAGGGGGACGTGTATAAGGAGCTGCGGCTGTGCGGCTATGACTATGGCCCCCATTTCCAGGGTGTCCTGGAGGCCAACCTTGAAG GCAACGCAGGCCAGCTGCTGTGGAAGGACAACTGGGTGACCTTTCTGGACGCCATGCTGCAGCTCTCCATCCTGGGGGCGGCCCAGCGCAGCCTGCGCCTGCCCACCCGCATCATCTCCCTGCACATCGACCCTGCCACGCACCGGCGGAAGGTGTACTCGCTCAAGGGCCAGGCCCAAG TGGCCGACGTGGTGGTGAGCAGCTGCCTGAATAGCACGGTGGCCGGGGGCGCCCACATCTCGGGCCTGCACGCGTCCGTGGCCCCGCGGCGGCAGCAGGAACAGCTGGCCCCCGTCCTGGAGAAGTTCTGCTTCACCCCACACGTGGAGGGGGGGCTCCTGGCCGGAGACACGGCCCTGCAGGAGGAGCTGCAGCTGTGCAGGG GGCTGGCACAGGCCCTGCAGACCAAGGTGGCCCAGCAGGGGCTGAAGATGGTGGTGCCGGGACTGGACGGGGCTCAGGTCCCCCGGGAGCCCCCGCAGCAGGGCCTGCCACAGCTGCTGGCCGCCGCCTGTCAGCTCCAGCTCAACGGGAGCTTGCAGATGGAGCTGAGCCAGCTCCTGGCCCAGCAGAGGCCCCTGCTGCACAACGACCCGCTGCTCTGCGGCCTGCTCGACGCCCCGGCGCTCAAGGCCTGCGTGGACACCTCCCTGGAGAACCTGACCAGCCTCCGCATGCGCGTCGTCGAG GTGCTGGCTGGCGACGGCTGCCTCTACTCCCGCATCCCACTGCTGCTCAGCACCCAGCCCATGCTCCAGCTGGACTACACGGCCACGGACCGCCACCCGCAGGCCCTGGAGGCCGCCCAGGCCAAGCTGCAGGAGTACAACCTGACCCAGGAGCAGTGGGACCCTGCGGGCCCCGTCCCCAGCAGCCTGGGCCCGGCTGACCTGCTGGTGTGCAACTGTGCCGTGGCCACACTCCATGACCCAGCCACGGCCCTCAGCAACATGGCGGCTGCTCTCAAGGAGGGTGGCTTCCTGCTGCTGCACACCCTGCTCAGAGGACACCCCCTGGGGGAGACCGTCGCCTTCCTCACCTGCCCGGAGCCCCAGCGAGGCCAGCAGAGCCTCCTGAGCCAG GATGAGTGGGAGGGGCTGTTTGCCCAGGCGTCCCTGCGTCTGGTGGCCCTGAAGAGGTCCTTCTACGGCTCCGCGCTCTTCCTGTGCCGCCGGCCGGCCCCTCAGGGCAGCCCCATCTTCCTGCCCGTGGAGGACACCAGCTTCCGCTGGGTGGACTCCCTGAAG AGCGTCCTGGCAGACAACACCTCCCGACCCGTGTGGCTGACGGCCGTCAGCTGCCCCACCTCGGGCGTCGTGGGCATGGTGAACTGTCTCCGCCGGGAGCCCGGCGGGCAGCGGGTTCG ATGCATCCTGGTGTCCAACCTCAGCAGcacgtcccccacccccaagatgGACCCAGGCTCCTCGGAGCTGCAGAAGGTGTTACAGGGGGACCTCGTGATGAATGTCTACCGCGACGGGGCCTGGGGGGCCTTCCGCCACTTCCCACTGGAGCACG GCCTGCCGGAGGAGCAGACCGAGCACGCCTTTGTCAACGTTCTCACCCGGGGGGACCTCTCCTCCATCCGCTGGGTCTGCTCGCCCCTGCGCCACGCCCAGCCCACTGACCCCAGTGTGCATCTCTGCACCGTCAACTACGCCTCCCTCAACTTCCGAGACATCATGCTGGCTACGGGCAAGCTGTCCCCCGACGCCATCCCAG GGAAATGGTCCTCCCGGGACtgtatgctgggcatggagttcTCTGGCCGGGACGCCAGTGGCAAGCGCGTGATGGGGCTCGTGCCGGCTGAAGGCCTGGCCACCTCCGTCCTGCTGTCGGAGGACTTCCTGTGGGATGTGCCGTCCAGCTG GACCCTAGAGGAGGCCGCGTCTGTGCCCGTGGTGTACACCACCGCCTACTACTCGCTGATCGTGCGGGGACGCATGCAGCGCGGGGAGACAGTCCTCATCCACTCGGGCTCCGGCGGCGTGGGCCAGGCCGCCATCGCCATCGCCCTGAGCCTGGGCTGCCGCGTCTTCACCACCGTGG GGTCCGCCGAGAAGCGGGCGTATCTCCAGGCCAGGTTCCCCCAGCTCAGCGAGACCAGCTTTGCCAACTCCCGGGACACGTCCTTCGAACAGCACGTGCTACGGCACACGGCCGGGAAGG GTGTCGACCTGGTTCTGAACTCTCTGGCGGAGGAGAAGCTGCAGGCCAGCGTGCGCTGCCTGGCCGTGCACGGCCGCTTCCTGGAGATCGGCAAATTCGACCTTTCCAACAACCACCAGCTGG GCATGGCTGTCTTCCTGAAGAACGTGACCTTCCACGGCATCCTGCTGGACTCGCTCCTGGACGACGGGAGCAGCGGCTGGCGGGAGGTGGCGACCCTGCTGCGGGCGGGCATTCGGGACGGCGTGGTGCAGCCCCTCAAGTGCACCACGTTCCCCAAGCACCGGGTGGAGGACGCCTTCCGCTTCATGGCCCAGGGGAAGCACATCGGCAAAGTGGTGGTGCAG GTGCTCAAggaggagccagaggcagggccaCAGGTGCCCAGGCCCACACTGATGACCGCGGTGTCCAAGACCTTCTGCCCAGCCCACAAGAGCTACATCATCACGGGCGGCCTGGGCGGCTTCGGCCTGGAGCTGGCCCACTGGCTTGTGCTGCGCGGCGCCCAGAAGCTCGTGCTGACCTCTCGCTCCGGGATCCGCACAG GCTACCAGGCCAAGCAAGTCCGCGAGTGGAGACGCCAGGGCGTGCAGGTCCTGGTGTCCACCAACAACGCCAGCTCTCTCGACGGGGCCCGGAGCCTCATCGCGGAGGCCACGCAGCTGGGGCCTGTGGGCGGCGTCTTCAACCTGGCTGTG GTCCTGAGAGACGCCGTGCTAGAGAATCAGACTCCTGAGCTCTTCCAGGACGTCAACAAGCCTAAGTACAGTGGTACCGTGAACTTGGACAG GGTGACCCGGGCGGTGTGCCCCGAGCTGGACTACTTCGTGGCCTTCTCGTCCGTGAGCTGCGGGCGCGGCAACGCTGGCCAGACCAACTACGGCTTCGCGAACTCGACCATGGAGCGTGTGTGCGAGAGGCGCCGCCACGACGGGCTCCCAG GCCTCGCCGTGCAGTGGGGCGCCATCGGTGACGTGGGCCTCATCCTGGAGTCGATGGGCTCCAACGACACGGTCATCGGCGGGACGCTGCCTCAGCGGATGAGCTCCTGCTTGGGGGTGCTGGATTTCTTCCTGAGCCAGCCCTACCCCGTCCTGAGCAGCTTTGTGCTGGCTGAGAAGAAGGCTGCCACCCAGGGAGATAGCAGCGCCCAGCAGGACCTCATGAAGGCCGTGGCCCACATCCTGG GCATCCGAGACTTGGCCACCATCAACTTGGACTGCACGCTGGCAGACCTGGGCCTGGACTCGCTCATGGGCGTCGAGGTGCGGCAGATGCTGGAGCGTGAGCACGACCTGCTGCTGTCCATGCGGGACATCCGGCAGCTCTCGCTCCGCAAGCTGCAGGAGCTTTCTTCAAAGGGCGGCCCGGCGAAAG AGCTGGAGAACGCCATGCCCAAGAACAGCAGCCTGGCCCATCAGCAGGCCCAGCCGAACCTGAGCACCCTGCTGGTGAACCCGGAGGGCCCCACCTTGACGCGGCTCAACTCGGTGCAGAGCTCTGAGCGACCGCTGTTCCTGGTGCACCCCATCGAGGGCTCCGTCACCGTGTTCCACAGCCTGGCTGCCAGGCTCAGCATCCCCACCTACGGCCTGCAGTGCACCCGAG CCGCGCCCCTGGACAGCATCCAGAGTCTGGCCGCCTACTACATCGAGTGCATCCGCCAGGTGCAGGCCGAGGGGCCCTACCGCATCGCCGGCTACTCGTATGGGGCCTGCGTGGCCTTCGAGATGTGCTCACAGCTGCAGGCTGCGCAGCCCGGCCCTGCCCCCGCACACAACAGCCTCTTCCTGTTCGACGGCTCGCACTCCTACGTGCTGGCCTACACGCAG AGCTACCGCGCCAAGATGACCCTGGGCTGCGAGGCGGAGGCCGAGGCCGAAGCCATGTGCTTCTTTGTGCAGCAGTTCGTGGACATGGAGCACGACAGG GTGCTCGAGGCGCTGCTGCCCCTCCGGGGCCTGGAGGAGCGCGTGGCAGCCACCGTAGACCTGATTGTGCGCAGCCATGCCGGCCTGGACCGCCGGCAGCTGAGCTTTGCCGCCCACTCCTTCTACCACAAGCTGCGTGCGGCGGAGCAGTACGCGCCGCGGGCCACCTACCACGGCAACGTGACGCTGCTGCGCGCCAAGACCAGCAGCCTGTACGGCGAGGGCCTGGGCGCCGACTACAACCTGTCCCAGGTGTGCGACGGCAAGGTGTCCGTGCACGTGGTCGAGGGTGACCACCGCACGCTGCTGGAGGGCAGCGGCCTGGAGTCCATCCTCAGCATCATCCACAGCACCCTGGCCGAGCCCCGCGTCAGTGTGCGGGAGGGCTAG